Genomic segment of Pochonia chlamydosporia 170 chromosome 1, whole genome shotgun sequence:
GATATAGTCTAAgctgtcttgtctcttgtGTGCTGAGACTACATTGTGGGTTATCTCATGAGGTGCATTCTTGTACATTGTCTCCCATGTCCTCGTTAGATTCGCTGCATTCGCTGCATAAGTTTTCTTGCATTCAGGTCAGGTGTTTGGCGAGACCGAAGCTGATTCCACAGCTGCTCTACAGTTCGACATTTTTTGTATGGGTAAAATACAACCGCAGCAACATAGGTTGTAGATGTTAGTCTACTGTAGTAAACATTCAATTTCTTCTAGCCGAGTTTTACGTAGACTTTTACTAGCCTTTAAGTTTTTGTGTCTATATCGTTAAACAGGTAAACTTCTTCCATCATCTAATTATTATTCTATTTAACGATAACGCCTTAAACTGCCAGCTAGAGAGGATTAAGGAGCATCTTAACGACTTGAAAATATTCGTTGAAGCCCCCTAATGTTGATCGTTGGCCAGGAATGCCAGCACTCTAGAGCTGCTTTGAGGCAGCCCTGAAAGGCTGGAGAAACTTTTGAACAGCATGGAGCACCTTCCAGTCCTTAAGTGAAACCTTTTCTTTCAATATTACTTGGCGGCTCTCTTCACTGCCGCCTTGGCGAGCGATCCAAGTGTAAAATCTTGATCCCCCGCCGCCACCCACATTAGCGAAACAGAGCATCTTCTTGTCATTACAGTCAGATTCCGATAATAAAGTCCTGAAAGCATACATTTAAGCGCCATCGCAATGGAACGGTGCCTGCCGAGCGTCCATTACCTTACAGTGTGACGATATAAACCTTCCCCGGTTCCGTAGCCACAGCAGACTCAGGCTGAACCACTCGTCCATCCAACTTGAACACCTTCCCGTCGGATACGCGCACCTTCAGTTCCCCACCCCGCGTTGACTTGATTTTGGCCTCTAACAACACCCCACTCTTACCCCAATGTATGTCAACGATAAATCCGCCGCGGGTAACAAGCCCCTTGACAGACCCGGCTGTCAGGTCGCTGCTTAAAGCTGGAAGAAGATGTATATATCCGGTATGACTCTGCACAAACCACTCGGCAACTGCCGCAACGAACCCCAGGTTGCTATCGATTTGAAAGACCCTCCCGCCACGCTCGATTTTGTGAAGCAAATTGTTGAATACGTGATGCTTTAGCAGTTCCCGGGCGTGTTCCAAGGCTTTCCCCGCATCGAAAAGGCGAGCATAGCATGCCGCAATCCAAGCTCTCGACCATCCAGTAGTAGCGCCTCCCCCAAAATTATCAGTCCGGCGCTGGAGTGTTATCCTAGCAGCATTGGCCAATGTCATATTGACAAGCGGACTCATTTGGCTCCCTGGGAAGAGGTCCCAAAGATGCGATATATGGCGATGACCGACTTCCATCTCCCAATAATCCTTCCGCCATTCCCGGACATGGCCATGAGTACCGATAGCAATCGGCCGAAGTTTAGAACGAATTTCATGCGCCTTTCTAGTCATTCCATTAGTGGACTTGCCCATTCCTAAAGCTGTGACCATGTCGACGTAATTAGTGTAGAAATCACGGAGTAAGGAGACGTCCATGGTAGGTGATATATCAATCGCCCCAACTATATTGGGGTCCTGCGTCTTGCTATCGGTAATCCAGAAGAAGTTCTCTGGTGAAATCGACGGGCCGGTGGAATAATAACCCTCGAATTCGAATAAATTGCAGTTTAAAAACACAGCTATTGCTTCGAATTCAGGCAGGACTTTGTTCCGTAGGAATTCCTTGTTGCCGGTAAATCGATAGTGATCCATGGCTTGGTTCGCTAGCCAAAGTCTGCTCATGGGCCACATTGTCCACTTTTCCCCATGATCGTGCGGTGCGGAATCACCCCAGAGGTCAAGATTATGGTGGGAAACGGACCCGGGACAGCCATACATACGCTTGGCAACGTCCCTGCCGCGTTCACGGCTGCGTTCAATCAGGTCCCAAAGTGGCAGAAGCGTTTCGGGTAGGTTCGTTGCTTCGGCGAGCCAGTAGTTCATCTGAGTATTGATATTAACAGTAAACTTGCCTCCCCTGCCATCAGTGTTAGCTTTTTGGTTTCTCTGTGTTCTATTAATAGTTGTCTGACAAACCAAGGCGGGAATTTGTCCTCGTTCCAGATGCCCTGCAGGTTTGCTGGAACGCCCATGCCAGGACGACCAGTGTCTCGCGAGCATGAGATAAGCAGGTGACGGCCAAAATTAAACATCAGGGCAATAAACGCGTTATCATTCCCGGGATTGCTACTATAGTAAGCGACTCGTGTGTCGGTGCTTAATTTCGCTGTGTTACTAGTACCAAGGTCGAGTGAGACTCGATTCATCAAGGTGCTATGGTCTTTGGTCGCGTCGGCCCGAATCTTTTCAAAACCAGCCGAAGATGCTGTATTTAGCTTTCTTTCGACCTCGGCTTTGTATTCTGCCTTCGATTTCCATAGGAATTCCGTCTCGGTATCATAGAACAAGTCAACCTTGCAGGCTCCGCTGACATCAAGGAACTTGCCATCGCTCGAAACCTCCACGACTGTTCTTACGTTAGATTGCCTTGTATACTAGCCAGGAGCTCTTATACTCACCTCCGTCTGTCACAACGCGCACACCAGAGGAAAAGGCAATTGCATTAGCCTCGTggccctcaacatcaaataCAATGGTGTGCGGATTTGTCGAGGCTATGTTGTAAGCTATACCCCCGGTGGCGCGTTCCAGGCCAACCGTAAGACGTAATTTGCCCTCCTGGCTAGCTGTGAACCTAGCGGCAAGAACGCCCACCGGGTTGTTGGCAACATACTCGCGCCTAATTATGTGGTTGGTATGAAAAAGGTACCCGCACATATTCCAGGAATCTTTTGTAACTTACGTATAAGTGACCCCTTCATAGTCATACATTACGCCCGTGACTCCTTCAACAACGTCCAACCACCTTCTGTAGTTTGACCAATGACGCTGCTGTTGATAGAAGTTAATTGCTAGATTATTAGTAACAGTGTAAGCCCTCGACACAGGTGGGCTCGCAACCATGTTATTTAGAACTAATCGACTTGCTTCTGTTATATCGCCTTTTCTCAAATGGTCACGGATTTTGGGGAGGGCCTCGAGAGAGTTGTTGTTAATACGATCCTGGAAAGGACCCTCCCATACAGAATTCTCGTTAATGATAACCCTTTCCCAGTCCCACCCAAGGACCACGGCTCCCAGCCTCCCATTTCCAATAGGTAGACCGCCGGCAAAATCCTGTGCTGGCCCGTCATACCAAAGGTGACGCGTTGGCAGAAATTCCGGTGCCTTGCACATTGCCACATAGGCAAATGTAAGAAAACATAACAAAACGAAATGCATTCTGAGAGTTGGCTAATCAAAGGGGCAAAGTTTTGCTTTGGCATACTACCCGAGGAGAGACATCTCATACGTTTATATAGATTGAAATTCCCCTCCCTCCTTAAGTCCAGATTCTAGGATACATGAACTAACCAAAACCTGCAACCCAACACGAAATAACCGACGGCATGTAAATGGATACTTCGCATTAGGGCGATAAAAAGAAGTGAAGGCAAACGTAGGAAGGCGTCGGATAATATTTAGCATGGAGCATTTCCAATATTAGTTTCGATATGcattaaatagtatttagAAATTATTTGCAAATGCCCTGTACGAGGCTAAGATATTGCTGCTTGGCAGGCATCTGAGTTAGAGTCTGCGGAGTCCGGGATCTAGAGAAAACAGGGGCAATACTTTAATGATTGTCCAGTTTTTAGCGAGATGGATGATGTAACGAATGATTTTGCAGCCTCGCCATAATAATTGCTTCCGCGTAACGCGGGGTATTGGCAGCAAGACTGACTCTTGTCGATATTTGTTTCTTGGGGTGGCTGTGGCACTCCAATTAAGCGAGGCCAAGCTCGGAAGGTTACGATGGTCTTCGTATCAGACTAGCGTTGTCGACACGTTATTGGGCCGGCTGCTAGAGGCTAGTGTACCCTCGGCTTTACTGAATGCCAAGGTGGCTAAATTATCGTACTTGACGAAGATTCATTAAATTTCTGCAGGGTTAGGTGAAAGTACTTTATTGGTAAACCCCTTTAGACCGAGCCCAGTAATTAGGATAAGGAAGGAGGTTAAACAAAGGGGTTAGCCTTTTAATAACTAGCGGAGAATCGCGATGTATTATTTTCAGCTCTTTGCAGCAATTATATAAACGTGTCAAAAATCAAACCCGAGATGCCACATAGCCAGCTGACTACTATACTGAAAGCCGACTTAGCCACTCCCGATGTCGTTTTAGCTAGAGCTTGCAAAACTGTTGCCACCCCACCACCTCTAAGAACTAATATGGTATGTTTTTTCGCACTCCGCGTACTGTAGGTAGCCCGGCAATTAACAATATTTAGTTTACTTACGCTAAGACGGATTCATAACGagccacggccaacaaccaccatGCAGGAAACAGTCGGTTTATCAAATTTGGCGGGAAAGCTAGATACAGTACGGGTAGTTTAGTACTGTGGTAGTTATGGTTTGTAGCGTCGCTACTTCTGTTACCGGAACCGGAACTCACTCCTTCACATAAGTCCAACTTTGTAATCTTTTGCGGGATTAATGCTGCACAGCCTCATTCCGATGCAGCTAAGCCTGGGCCTGACGCGATAGCAAACATGTGTCGGAGGATGTTAAACTATACTAGAGAGCAGCTTAGACATAATCTTTATTTCCGGGGTCTGGTATTGTAATAAGCTATCCAATAATCTACCTGCTAGCTGCAATACCCACATGCTAACCTGGATAGCCTGCCATACTTGCCTAAACATGGAGCAAGCCCGAACTGCTCACATTGACGATACTACACAGCAGCACGAATAACAATGGCCTGAGGAGTCCGATAGAGGCCGTGTGCCCCAACCACTCTTGGGACAATTTGGTTGGCTCAGTGGTAGGTCCCGAGAATAACAGTGGGCTGACcagcatggcttggcaaccAGTCTCCTGTGGAGCCTGAAGCGGCTGAGTGGCTGTTGGCTTGCGACAAAACTGGAAGCTGCCGGAATCGGCTGGAGTTGTGGCTTCCAACTCTAGGTTTTAATTGGGGCGGCTCAGAAGCACTCTGCGATTATAGTTGGGATTGCCAAAACAAAACTCGTTTCCTAGTTGTCTCCAAGATCCCAAGCTGCGCGAGACAAGTTATCTGTAGTGTTAGAGCGCTAACTCGTTTTGGCAGATGCTAATCGGTAGAATTGCGCCGGCCACCCGTGCTATAGGGCAGCCGGTGGCTATACTGTCAACACAACCAGCTCGCCAGTCCACAACTTTAGGAATCCAGATTCTTCCGCATGTCTGGCCTTCTGCCGTGGAACAATAATGGATCCTCATTATACATTGTACTTTGGATTAATTAAGCTGGGCTAGCACTATTAGTCTTGTCAATTTCTTTTGCGGGCTTATGATTCAGGGTATTATTGAATGGGCGCTAGTTCTGGATAGATATTGCTGTGTCTGCGTTTGGAGCTCTGGTACGCGGCTTGTGCTATATTAGATCCCGCTTAGACTGTCTAGTAAAGGACAAAGCTCCTGCTTCTGCTCATTGCCAAGCTGCCATGACGGGTAAGCGCCGTCCAACCTCAACAAGAGACTTGAACTCAGCCCAAAGTGTGAATCAGCGTGCGATTTAGCTTGGATCCGAGCTTTGGGCCAGGCTTCAAAAAATGACCCCAGGAGGCAATTTTGACAGGGCCTTCCTTGAAGGGAGCCGTCATTTTTGTCTTGATACGTTGACGCCGGTCATTATGTGACGGTAGACCTTAGTATCCATATTAAAGTACTAGATTGCAATTTGTGGACTTTGGCAACCGCATCCATTTCGCAATGCATCCTGCACCATCAGGTAGACCGGTGCtaagaagaacaacaaggGAGTCGTTGCAGTCGCCTCCTAGCGCAACTGGGCGATTAACGGAGGCTCATATTGTGCCAAGgaacaac
This window contains:
- a CDS encoding alpha-L-fucosidase 2 precursor (similar to Aspergillus flavus NRRL3357 XP_002383494.1); protein product: MCKAPEFLPTRHLWYDGPAQDFAGGLPIGNGRLGAVVLGWDWERVIINENSVWEGPFQDRINNNSLEALPKIRDHLRKGDITEASRLVLNNMVASPPVSRAYTVTNNLAINFYQQQRHWSNYRRWLDVVEGVTGVMYDYEGVTYTREYVANNPVGVLAARFTASQEGKLRLTVGLERATGGIAYNIASTNPHTIVFDVEGHEANAIAFSSGVRVVTDGVVEVSSDGKFLDVSGACKVDLFYDTETEFLWKSKAEYKAEVERKLNTASSAGFEKIRADATKDHSTLMNRVSLDLGTSNTAKLSTDTRVAYYSSNPGNDNAFIALMFNFGRHLLISCSRDTGRPGMGVPANLQGIWNEDKFPPWGGKFTVNINTQMNYWLAEATNLPETLLPLWDLIERSRERGRDVAKRMYGCPGSVSHHNLDLWGDSAPHDHGEKWTMWPMSRLWLANQAMDHYRFTGNKEFLRNKVLPEFEAIAVFLNCNLFEFEGYYSTGPSISPENFFWITDSKTQDPNIVGAIDISPTMDVSLLRDFYTNYVDMVTALGMGKSTNGMTRKAHEIRSKLRPIAIGTHGHVREWRKDYWEMEVGHRHISHLWDLFPGSQMSPLVNMTLANAARITLQRRTDNFGGGATTGWSRAWIAACYARLFDAGKALEHARELLKHHVFNNLLHKIERGGRVFQIDSNLGFVAAVAEWFVQSHTGYIHLLPALSSDLTAGSVKGLVTRGGFIVDIHWGKSGVLLEAKIKSTRGGELKVRVSDGKVFKLDGRVVQPESAVATEPGKVYIVTL